The Candidatus Neomarinimicrobiota bacterium genome segment AACAGGCGTGAAAACCGGCTCCTGAAAAGATCCAGGAGCGCATTTGCTTCACGGTCACTGGCGTTCGCATCCAGGTACAATGTGCTCCTGCGGGAAATATCTCCTGGCATGCCCAGGTTTTCTTCTCCCGAGAGCACCGCGACGACCGATAGGTTGTTGAGGGGCACGCCATTCCAGATTCCTTCGTGAATCCGCCACGAGAGAATCGCCTGGCGGCCTGAGGTGACCTCCTCTCCGGAAAACAGGCACCCACAGGTATAGACATGGGAGGACCGGGCTTCCACGTAATCGCCCGTTACTTCGGGACGCTGCGCGAGTGTAATGTCCGCAATCAGGATTGGCAGGGTAAGCATGAGCTGAGATCCGAATTTCATAACATTTTGCCTCCCAAGCATTTGTTGTGCCAAAAATCCATTCCCAGTTTAGAGAGTTTTGCCATCCTGGTCAACGTCAATCTTGAGACCTCATGCTCCCAGGTTTGACGAGAATGTCCGGTTTCTACAGCCGTGGCTGAAAAGTCGTCGAGTACTTAAGGAGTATGATCCTGGAATCCGTAAAGGGCGGGGACGGCTCGAGCCGGTGTCGATCCGTATTGATCCCTTCGTTATAAACCACGTATAGATCGGTCCCCTCCTTCGGATTGTAGCGCAGCCGAAGGTTGACGATTATTCCGTCAATTTCGTTATTGTACTGGATGAAAGAGGAAATAGACAGAACTGTGGACAGTGTGATCTTAGAGCGCAATCGAAATATTCGGGAATCAAACTCCTGATTTCGCGATGAGAATCGTATCCTGTTTAGCTCAATACCTCCGCTCAGTTCAAGATACCGGGAGATGACCCATGTTGGTTTGGCCTGCAGCGAAACCCGGCGGCCATCGTAGAATGTCCCGGCATTGATGCTTGTCTCAATTCGAAGAAGCGCCCCGAAAGGAGTCGCGTAAGATCCCTGGGCAATGGCAAAAGTGTACTTGCCAGGAGGGACGTAAGTGCTGCTGTCCAGGTCGAAAGTGTCTGTCAATGTTTCGGTGAGTAGTCTCAGATCTATTGAGCTAAGTGCTCCCGACTTGAACGTCAGATCCCATTTGGGACCGAATTCTGCCGATTCGAGACTGCCATCATCGTTACCAAAGAAGAAAAGGCTGGTAAGAGCAACGATTTGACTGAAAATCGGGGAGTCTTCTCCGTAGAACCAGCCATAAGAGACAACATTTCTGAAAAGAGTATAATTTTCCCGAGGTACAAAACCCAGGCGGGGGTTGTAGTCCTTTCCTTGCCGCGAGAAACTCAGATCAAATCCCAGCCCTTCCTCACTGCGACGTTCCCAGCTCAGGCGCAGACGCATCCTTTTCAACGCACTGAGAGTCTCCGCGTCGTTGCTGTCGAATGTTTGGGCTAGATTCACCTCCAGGTAGTCATCGCCAAAAGGGCGCACAATCCCATCAAGGAGGTAGGCGATATTCTTCTCTCCATTAGTGGCTATGCGGCTCGTGATCATTCCGCCCACATACGAATATGGGTTCAGCACCCGTCGGCGGAGTCGTGCTACCGAAAAGTTTTCAGACGGGATGCTGGTTGTGTCGCCTTCGCTCATAAACGTGGCTTCGGCAGTCTGCATATCCAGAGCACCCAGGTCCCAGCTACCCAGACGTCCCACGAGGCGCAGTCCCCCCATGACAGGGACGAGGCCTTCATCGGATAGACCGATGCGACGGCTGTAGAATAGGCGGTTCGGACCTCCAAGACTCTGGTCGAAAATCGAGGATCGCTCCTGGAAAAAGAGTCGTTTCTCCGGAAAGAATAGGGAAAACCGGGTCAGGTTCACCTGCTCGTCGTCTGCCTCCACCTGGGCGAAATCCGTATTGGCCGTAATGTCCAGCGTAAGGTTGCTTGATAACCCATACTTTATGTCCAGACCCATCTCCCTGGTCTGATCGCGTTGGAGGTCGTAGGCCGTTTCATCGACGTTAAGCTCTGATGCTTGGCCGATTCCTCCTAGAGTATACGGCGTGATATACAGCGGATTCTGGGAATAGACACCTTCGAATCCTATCCGCTTGGCCTGCGACGGTTTCCAATTACTCCAGAAGCCCCACTTTGGGGATATGGGAGGAAAAACAATGCTCTCGAACTTTCTCGGGATATATCGCCAGACTGTCATGCCCATGGTCACTTGCCCATCTCTATCTTGAAATCGAAGGCTCGAAAACGGAATGCGCATTTCTGCAAACCACCCTTGTCCATTCTTCTGAACTGCCACATCCCAAAATGTATTCCAGCTGACATTTAGAGGAAATTGACCCTGGGCGTCATTGAACACGGCTGCATCAACGCGGATGCCTACTGGTGACGTCGCGAATGTCAGGGCATTTTCATTGTCATTGAAGGTGTCCAGGATAATGCCAAAGAAGTCAGTACTGGGATTCAGATTATCACGGTCAAGGCCGCCGTCCTGAATTCCTTCAGGTTCAGAGTCAAACATGCGTCCAGACACATAAAGGTAGTCGTCGTCATAGCCAACTCGAATTTCTGTCCGCTCCGTTGGGGGAAGACCGAAGGTGGGTCGATGCATGATGACATCAAAAGGCTCGATGGATTGCCAGGCAGGTTCGTCGCTAAATCCATCCAGAGTGATGGGGCCCTGGAGGCGCTGAAGGGTCATAACCGACTTTCCGGACAGAGCTGAACAGGTCAACAAGGCTGCCAGAAGTTGATACCTGATGAAACGAAATACTACAAACTCGTTCTTTCGTGTCCTCAATCTTGAGCCCATTTGGCTTACTTGTCAGAAGAAATGGTTCTTTCGTGTCAAAAATAGACGAAAAATATAGTGATCATACGTAACTGAAAAAACCCAAAGTTGAGATGCAGCAGAAAGGTGGTTTCTCTTCTTAAGTGTTCGCGAGACTATTTACTGAAAACCGCGACTATACTATCCTTGAATTGTGGCACTCTCATGATAACTCTCAAGAAAAGATGACGGCTCCTCTGAAAATCGACGGTGTTGCATTGAACAATTCTGAGGTCACAGGTCTTAGCCAATTCCCTAAATTCAGCTCTTGTATATTGTCTGAAATCTCCGGGATTTTGGCTGAAGTATCTTATTCTCTCAAACGGATTCTTCCCCATTAAAAACAGTATTCGTTTATGAATTGAAACCGCATTTGGCGTGGTAACAACTAGATAACCATTTGACTTAAGAAAATACTTTAGCATAAGCAGACTGAACTCTGGTGGGGTGTTCAGGTGCTCTACAGTCTCACAAAGTGTAATGAGATCGAATTTACCTGGATAGTCAGGCCAGGTATCGACGTGTTTTGATTCATTCAGATCATAGGTGATGTGTTCCACGTTGTCTATCTCAACGGTCTCTCTATGGCCGCCGTCATCCAGGTTCAGATCGAATCCCAAGCTCATTACGTGGGAGTAGTATCTTGACAGTTTATGGGTAAGGTCGCTCCTTCCAACGTCGAGAACGTTGGACTCCTTTTGGGGAACGTATTTCTTGCAGGTTTGAAGAGTTAAATTGAATCTCGTTTGCTGTCTTGACGCGTAAATCTCAGATATCTCTTTTCCGCATGTTCTGATCTTTTCATTGTCAATCAGTTCCTGAATCCTGAGGGCCAGCTGCTCTTTTGAGTGCATTTACGATATAAAGAGGCGAGCGAAAAGCGACATGTAAGGAGAGAACAGAGTCAGTCCGGTTAGATCACGGGCTAGAACATATTTGCAGAAGAACCCCGCCTGCCTGTCCCGCCAGAGGCGGCGGTCCCGATTATTTCGGGGATGTCTATCGGGGAACCCTCAACCTCCTGAATACCATTCATAAGGCAAGTACGAGTACCTGCAAGAATGTAGGAACTTACAGTATTCATGTTTTTTCCGTATCCCGCCGGTATCCGCAATTTAGTATCAAATCTATTGTCTGAAAAGAGTTTCAATGGATTGGATCAGATTAGTGTGGGTATAAGGGAGTAACGGATTATGAGTCCGGTGCGCCCCAACGGAAGAAGTAGAGTCGGTTGCATTTAGGCTGCAATTTGGCCTGAAAAAGCGGTGAAGAACGGCTGGTCATACCCTCTTTAGGGGAAAATCAGACTTCTATGACGTTTCACCATGCCCACAGAGGGAGATATCTTGTCGCGGTTATGGAGATACTACGACCTTCAGGAGATGCGGATGCTATTTTGATATTTCAAGAAATTTGCGCCATAAATAACCTAAAGTTTCCGATTGATAATATGACACCAGAATCGTAGTATTCGTCGAAAAGGGATGTCATTCCACTGGGGGGTGGACAGACAGGTAAGATTATCCCCTCAAAACCTGACCTGGGTAATGCCAGTGTAGGGAAATGAGAAAACAGACTATCAGAATCCTCTTCGGTTTGAAGGGGATTCTTGTTTCTATTCATTGAAAACAAATTAACAAGTCTCAAGATCCTGTGGAAAACCGAGTGAACTTTAATCTCAAGTTGATATGGGGAATATCGGGTTAGAAAGCATACAGCGGGTTCTCGTAACATTTCTGCCCATAAGGGCTAAACACGGAATTCGAAACCAATGAAAAGATCAATTTTGAGTAATATTATTAAGGAGGCCAACAGATCAGCGGGTATATTCGGCATCTTGCTTTTCTTCGCAAGCACAGTTGTTTCCCAAGAAATAGGTGTTGGGTGGGAATCCGATGAGATAGA includes the following:
- a CDS encoding methyltransferase domain-containing protein translates to MHSKEQLALRIQELIDNEKIRTCGKEISEIYASRQQTRFNLTLQTCKKYVPQKESNVLDVGRSDLTHKLSRYYSHVMSLGFDLNLDDGGHRETVEIDNVEHITYDLNESKHVDTWPDYPGKFDLITLCETVEHLNTPPEFSLLMLKYFLKSNGYLVVTTPNAVSIHKRILFLMGKNPFERIRYFSQNPGDFRQYTRAEFRELAKTCDLRIVQCNTVDFQRSRHLFLRVIMRVPQFKDSIVAVFSK
- a CDS encoding DUF1326 domain-containing protein gives rise to the protein MKFGSQLMLTLPILIADITLAQRPEVTGDYVEARSSHVYTCGCLFSGEEVTSGRQAILSWRIHEGIWNGVPLNNLSVVAVLSGEENLGMPGDISRRSTLYLDANASDREANALLDLFRSRFSRLLGNTVAVHTVPIMWEFPEENPWIVIPGKLEVAVRPARPEDAHPGSRLWYEPFVSLSESTLATTMAYSYQDTDLDLRWEDFENRIAGYFGRFTFPSVQ
- a CDS encoding DUF5916 domain-containing protein — protein: MTLQRLQGPITLDGFSDEPAWQSIEPFDVIMHRPTFGLPPTERTEIRVGYDDDYLYVSGRMFDSEPEGIQDGGLDRDNLNPSTDFFGIILDTFNDNENALTFATSPVGIRVDAAVFNDAQGQFPLNVSWNTFWDVAVQKNGQGWFAEMRIPFSSLRFQDRDGQVTMGMTVWRYIPRKFESIVFPPISPKWGFWSNWKPSQAKRIGFEGVYSQNPLYITPYTLGGIGQASELNVDETAYDLQRDQTREMGLDIKYGLSSNLTLDITANTDFAQVEADDEQVNLTRFSLFFPEKRLFFQERSSIFDQSLGGPNRLFYSRRIGLSDEGLVPVMGGLRLVGRLGSWDLGALDMQTAEATFMSEGDTTSIPSENFSVARLRRRVLNPYSYVGGMITSRIATNGEKNIAYLLDGIVRPFGDDYLEVNLAQTFDSNDAETLSALKRMRLRLSWERRSEEGLGFDLSFSRQGKDYNPRLGFVPRENYTLFRNVVSYGWFYGEDSPIFSQIVALTSLFFFGNDDGSLESAEFGPKWDLTFKSGALSSIDLRLLTETLTDTFDLDSSTYVPPGKYTFAIAQGSYATPFGALLRIETSINAGTFYDGRRVSLQAKPTWVISRYLELSGGIELNRIRFSSRNQEFDSRIFRLRSKITLSTVLSISSFIQYNNEIDGIIVNLRLRYNPKEGTDLYVVYNEGINTDRHRLEPSPPFTDSRIILLKYSTTFQPRL